In Streptomyces rapamycinicus NRRL 5491, the genomic stretch ACGTTTTTCTTGCGCCAGATGAGCGTCGTCCCGGCGACAAAGCGCGCTATGCGGTACCAGCACATTACGCCCCGTCACATCCTGTCCACTTTCTAGAGAATTCTGCACGATAAATTTCACTGAAGGTGACGTCGAGACTGGTGTGGGAGTGATCACTAGGGCAGAATGTGAACCGATGTCCCGGGCGGGACCGGTACGGGCGCGAGGCCGCTGGGGAAGGCGCACCTCGAACCGCACAGGAGGCACCGGTGACGACCCGTGGAGTTCTGTATGTGCACTCCGCTCCGCGCGCGCTGTGCCCGCACGTCGAATGGGCCATCGCGGGCGTCCTCGGCGTGCGTGTCACTCTCGACTGGATCAAGCAGCCCGCGGCGAACGGCGCCTGGCGTGCCGAGTTCTCCTGGCAGGGCGAGGTCGGCACGGCCTCCAAACTGGCCTCCGCGCTCCGCGGCTGGCATCTGCTCCGCTTCGAGGTGACCGCCGAGCCCTGCGCCACCGCCGAGGGCGAGCGC encodes the following:
- a CDS encoding DUF3145 domain-containing protein yields the protein MTTRGVLYVHSAPRALCPHVEWAIAGVLGVRVTLDWIKQPAANGAWRAEFSWQGEVGTASKLASALRGWHLLRFEVTAEPCATAEGERYSSTPELGIFHAVTGMHGDILIPEDRLRAALARSARGESDLEAEIAKLLGKPWDDELEPFRYAGEGAPVRWLHQVV